In one window of Oleidesulfovibrio alaskensis DSM 16109 DNA:
- the ftsZ gene encoding cell division protein FtsZ, whose translation MDFHDIDIDSSAKIKVVGVGGGGGNAVNNMITSTLKGVTFITANTDVQALHRSQAEFKIQLGEALTKGLGAGADPEVGRQAALESIEAIREALGEADMVFVTAGMGGGTGTGAAPVIAQVAKEMGALTVGVVTKPFFFEGRKRLEAAEKGIEQFRQQVDSLITIPNDRLLSLASKKATFIEMLKRADEILYFAVKGISDLIMVPGLINLDFADVKAVMGESGLAMMGAGTSSGESRAHEAAQRAITSPLLEDVSIDGARGVLMNITSSYDLTIQEVSEAAGVIQEAAHEDARIFFGTVFDENMGDEMRITVIATGIDTSSLDEMHSSGKITQIRGRAGSGSGGGGGTVSATPHAAAATAPQAAETAPRRTLDSSVPRGVATFTEGDRSIPAYLRKQQAAQPAAPAPRQAAVNADEDFTFDEDEFEIPSFIRRKPQ comes from the coding sequence ATGGATTTTCACGATATCGATATCGACAGCTCGGCCAAGATCAAGGTCGTCGGCGTCGGCGGTGGCGGCGGTAACGCCGTGAACAACATGATCACATCGACGCTCAAGGGGGTGACTTTTATCACCGCCAACACCGATGTGCAGGCATTGCACCGTTCGCAGGCGGAATTTAAAATTCAGCTTGGCGAGGCGCTTACCAAAGGTCTTGGCGCCGGTGCTGACCCCGAAGTGGGCAGACAGGCAGCCCTTGAAAGCATTGAAGCCATCCGCGAAGCGCTGGGTGAAGCTGACATGGTATTTGTCACCGCCGGCATGGGCGGCGGCACCGGAACCGGTGCGGCGCCCGTTATCGCGCAGGTGGCCAAGGAAATGGGCGCGCTGACAGTGGGCGTTGTGACCAAGCCGTTTTTCTTTGAGGGCAGAAAGCGCCTTGAAGCGGCGGAAAAAGGTATCGAGCAGTTCCGCCAGCAGGTGGACAGCCTTATCACCATTCCCAACGACAGGCTGCTTTCGCTGGCTTCCAAGAAAGCGACTTTCATTGAGATGCTCAAGCGCGCAGACGAAATTCTGTACTTCGCCGTGAAAGGTATTTCAGACCTCATCATGGTGCCCGGTCTGATCAACCTCGACTTTGCCGACGTCAAGGCGGTCATGGGCGAATCGGGTCTGGCCATGATGGGCGCGGGTACTTCGTCCGGAGAATCCCGTGCGCACGAGGCAGCCCAGCGGGCCATTACCAGCCCGCTGCTTGAAGACGTTTCCATTGACGGTGCACGCGGCGTGCTGATGAACATCACCAGCAGCTACGATCTGACCATTCAGGAAGTGAGCGAAGCCGCAGGAGTCATTCAGGAAGCAGCGCACGAAGATGCCCGTATTTTCTTCGGTACCGTGTTTGACGAAAACATGGGCGATGAAATGCGCATCACCGTCATTGCCACCGGCATTGATACGTCGAGTCTGGATGAAATGCATTCCAGCGGCAAAATTACACAGATACGCGGACGTGCGGGCAGCGGTTCCGGCGGCGGTGGCGGCACTGTGTCCGCAACGCCCCATGCTGCCGCGGCAACAGCTCCGCAGGCGGCAGAAACGGCTCCCCGCAGAACGCTGGACAGCAGCGTACCGCGCGGTGTTGCCACGTTCACCGAAGGCGACAGAAGTATTCCCGCCTACCTGCGCAAGCAGCAGGCTGCACAGCCCGCGGCACCCGCGCCCCGTCAGGCAGCGGTTAACGCCGATGAGGATTTCACCTTTGACGAGGATGAATTTGAAATTCCCTCGTTCATCCGCAGAAAGCCTCAGTAA
- the ftsA gene encoding cell division protein FtsA produces MAKSDLIVGLDIGTTKICCVVGEPTEEGIDIVGIGTSPSTGLRKGVVVNIEQTVQSIKKALEEAELMAGCEIRSVYAGIAGSHIKGANSDGVIAVKGGEVAPRDVERVLDAAKALNIPMDREVIHILPQEYIVDEQRGIADPLGMAGVRLEVKVHIVTGAVASAQNIVRSCHRSGLDVSDIVLEALASSKAVLTEEEREIGVALVDLGGGTTDIAVFANDSIKHTGVLALGGQNLTNDIAFGLRTPMASAEKIKIKYGCAMAEMVRDDEGIEVASVGDREPRRLSRQVLAEICEPRMEEILSLVDQELVRYGFKNMIGAGVVLTGGTALIEGCQELGEQIFNLPTRIGYPRNVGGLKDVVNSPKFATAVGLLCYGAEKEGLELKFRIRDGNMFNRVLSRMRKWFSDIS; encoded by the coding sequence ATGGCCAAGTCGGATCTGATAGTCGGTCTTGATATCGGCACCACCAAAATATGCTGCGTTGTCGGCGAACCCACGGAAGAGGGCATCGACATTGTGGGCATAGGCACCAGTCCTTCCACAGGGCTGCGTAAAGGGGTGGTTGTCAATATCGAACAAACCGTCCAGTCCATCAAAAAAGCGCTGGAAGAAGCCGAGCTTATGGCAGGCTGCGAAATCCGCTCGGTCTACGCGGGCATCGCGGGCAGCCATATAAAAGGCGCCAACAGCGACGGAGTCATCGCCGTGAAAGGCGGAGAGGTGGCTCCGCGCGATGTCGAGCGCGTGCTCGACGCTGCCAAAGCGCTGAATATTCCCATGGACCGCGAGGTCATTCATATCCTTCCTCAGGAATATATAGTGGATGAGCAGCGCGGCATTGCCGATCCTCTGGGCATGGCGGGCGTGCGGCTTGAGGTGAAGGTGCACATTGTCACCGGCGCTGTGGCCAGCGCCCAGAACATTGTGCGTTCCTGCCATCGCAGCGGGCTGGATGTTTCCGACATTGTGCTTGAGGCACTGGCGTCATCCAAAGCCGTGCTGACCGAAGAAGAACGCGAGATCGGCGTGGCACTGGTTGATCTGGGCGGCGGCACCACGGATATAGCGGTGTTTGCCAACGATTCCATAAAGCACACGGGGGTGCTGGCGCTGGGCGGGCAGAACCTGACCAACGATATAGCTTTCGGGCTGCGTACCCCCATGGCTTCTGCTGAAAAAATTAAAATCAAATATGGCTGCGCCATGGCCGAGATGGTCCGCGACGACGAGGGAATAGAGGTTGCCAGCGTGGGCGACCGCGAACCCCGCCGCCTGTCGCGGCAGGTGCTTGCCGAAATATGCGAACCCCGCATGGAAGAAATCCTGTCGCTGGTCGATCAGGAGCTTGTCCGTTACGGGTTCAAGAACATGATAGGCGCAGGTGTTGTTCTGACCGGTGGTACGGCCCTTATAGAAGGCTGCCAGGAACTGGGGGAACAGATTTTCAACCTGCCCACCCGCATAGGGTATCCCCGCAACGTCGGGGGATTGAAGGATGTGGTCAACAGCCCGAAATTTGCCACCGCCGTGGGGCTTTTGTGCTACGGCGCGGAAAAGGAAGGGCTGGAACTGAAATTCCGGATCCGCGACGGCAACATGTTCAACCGTGTGCTGTCGCGTATGCGGAAGTGGTTCTCTGATATATCGTAA
- a CDS encoding FtsQ-type POTRA domain-containing protein has protein sequence MAVKRSTNKRESAPRRSNNSYRRKKKVFKSPELPSGWFFVTSAVVLSAVLLSAMSFSCLYAYRLLTSTGYFAAKQIEIQGIHMLSDDTVISISEIGPGTNLLSANIEKVEQRLLENNWVKNVSVKRLLPDRIHIRIEERVPRFWVQKGGVLCYADSEGRIIAPVGSEKFVSLPLLQIDSEAAELVGYMPQVIRAVGASALPLQVDDASRIHLTAGRSVELYMEDKNLRLVFGLDDMDADLRRLSLVFADLGRRGELEGMRDMRAEGPNVWVRRHAAAR, from the coding sequence ATGGCAGTAAAGCGTTCAACGAATAAACGCGAGTCTGCACCTCGCAGGAGTAATAATAGTTACAGGCGCAAAAAAAAGGTTTTCAAATCTCCTGAACTTCCGTCAGGATGGTTTTTTGTTACAAGCGCTGTAGTGCTAAGTGCAGTACTGCTTTCTGCAATGAGCTTCAGTTGTCTATATGCGTACAGACTTTTGACGAGTACCGGATACTTTGCTGCAAAGCAGATTGAAATTCAAGGCATACACATGCTCAGTGATGATACTGTCATCAGCATCTCTGAAATAGGTCCTGGTACAAACCTGCTGAGTGCCAATATCGAAAAAGTTGAACAAAGGTTACTTGAAAATAACTGGGTAAAAAATGTTTCTGTAAAAAGGTTGCTTCCTGATAGAATTCATATAAGAATAGAGGAGCGTGTACCTCGGTTCTGGGTGCAAAAGGGCGGTGTTTTGTGCTATGCCGACAGTGAAGGACGCATAATAGCTCCTGTCGGTTCGGAAAAATTTGTATCGCTGCCCTTGTTGCAGATAGACTCCGAAGCCGCCGAGCTTGTGGGATATATGCCGCAGGTCATACGCGCGGTAGGCGCTTCGGCGCTGCCCCTGCAGGTGGACGATGCCTCGCGCATACACCTGACAGCAGGCAGAAGCGTGGAACTGTACATGGAAGATAAAAATCTTCGTCTGGTTTTCGGGCTGGACGATATGGATGCGGACCTGAGGCGCCTTAGCCTTGTATTTGCCGATCTGGGCAGACGTGGCGAACTGGAAGGTATGCGCGACATGCGGGCGGAAGGCCCCAACGTGTGGGTACGCCGGCATGCGGCAGCCCGCTAG
- the murB gene encoding UDP-N-acetylmuramate dehydrogenase: MKPVILSGPVLKERTTLRLGGQALAEVRLDDMHAFDGLPRVLERLGGTPAVLGRGSNILARDGELPLVIINPALKAEPEAWADPQAEDRVLVRVAAGVRLPVLLGRLAAQGLSGLEGLAGVPGTVGGAVAMNAGSYGNDMGSVLSSVEIFSAGTGMIRVPRSQCRCEYRHFSVPAAGGWFVVAAVTLQLRRSTATAVRDAMRSNALLKKKTQPVTEHSAGCVFKNPADGISAGRLLDQCGFRGRGKGGMAFSSLHANFLVNKAQGTSDDAMELIDDARHAVERATEHYLELEVKIWPWQ, translated from the coding sequence GTGAAGCCCGTGATACTTTCTGGTCCGGTGCTGAAAGAGCGCACCACACTCCGGCTGGGCGGACAGGCCCTTGCCGAAGTGCGTCTGGACGACATGCATGCCTTTGACGGGCTGCCGCGGGTGCTGGAACGTCTGGGAGGCACTCCGGCTGTGCTGGGGCGCGGCAGTAACATACTGGCCCGCGACGGAGAATTGCCGCTGGTGATAATCAACCCCGCGCTGAAAGCAGAGCCGGAAGCATGGGCAGACCCGCAGGCAGAAGACCGTGTGCTGGTGCGTGTTGCTGCGGGAGTCCGGTTGCCGGTGTTGCTGGGCAGACTGGCGGCACAGGGGCTTTCGGGACTGGAAGGTCTGGCGGGGGTGCCCGGAACCGTGGGCGGAGCCGTAGCCATGAACGCCGGATCGTACGGCAACGACATGGGCTCGGTGCTGTCTTCCGTCGAAATTTTTTCTGCCGGTACCGGCATGATCCGCGTGCCGCGGTCGCAGTGCCGCTGTGAATACAGGCATTTTTCGGTTCCTGCTGCCGGAGGATGGTTTGTGGTGGCTGCCGTGACGTTGCAACTGCGCAGGAGCACTGCCACTGCAGTACGTGATGCAATGCGCAGCAATGCGCTGCTGAAAAAGAAGACACAGCCCGTGACGGAACACAGCGCCGGATGCGTTTTTAAAAATCCCGCTGATGGGATAAGTGCCGGCAGACTGCTGGACCAGTGCGGATTCAGAGGGCGCGGAAAGGGCGGTATGGCTTTTTCGTCACTGCATGCAAATTTTCTTGTCAACAAAGCACAGGGTACGTCAGACGATGCAATGGAGCTGATAGATGATGCCCGGCATGCTGTTGAGAGAGCCACAGAGCATTATCTTGAGCTGGAAGTGAAAATCTGGCCATGGCAGTAA
- the murC gene encoding UDP-N-acetylmuramate--L-alanine ligase — translation MVGIGGTGMCGIAEVLLNLGFEVRGSDMNDSPSVRRLRRLGADIFIGHGAENVTDAQVLVKSTAVSMDNPEVQAAQEKGIPIIPRAEMLAELMRLRKGIAIAGTHGKTTTTSLTAAIFDEAGTDPTVIIGGRLNAYGSNARLGEGEFLLAEADESDGSFLCLSPVVNVVTNVDLDHVDFYHDQQAIDTAFINFMNKVPFYGMNVVCGDDAGVRRLLPQIKRPVLTYGFGPDNQLRAETVTCGETSRFRVLLHGEDLGEVNLVQPGRHNVLNALAAIGVGLETGIAADVCLRGLANFRGVGRRFERKGERGGVLVVDDYGHHPAEIAATLATARTCYPGRRLVVAFQPHRFSRTKALFGDFCKAFDNVDKLLLTEIYPASEAPIPGVSGQSLAQGIRQVSNTDVDYFQDFDAMRAALPETLRPGDLFLTLGAGSIWTVGQFYLDGE, via the coding sequence ATGGTCGGCATAGGCGGCACGGGAATGTGCGGCATAGCCGAGGTGCTTCTCAATCTCGGTTTCGAAGTGCGCGGCTCCGACATGAATGACAGTCCTTCCGTGCGCCGTCTGCGCCGTCTGGGGGCAGATATTTTCATCGGCCACGGTGCCGAAAACGTGACGGACGCACAGGTGCTGGTGAAATCGACAGCCGTGAGCATGGATAATCCGGAAGTGCAGGCCGCGCAGGAAAAGGGCATTCCCATTATTCCGCGTGCCGAAATGCTGGCCGAACTGATGCGGCTGCGCAAGGGCATAGCCATAGCCGGCACCCATGGCAAAACCACCACCACATCGCTTACGGCAGCCATTTTTGACGAAGCCGGTACCGACCCTACCGTCATCATCGGGGGCAGACTGAATGCATACGGCTCCAATGCACGGCTGGGAGAAGGCGAATTTCTGCTGGCCGAAGCTGACGAGTCCGATGGATCGTTCCTGTGTCTGTCGCCGGTGGTCAATGTTGTGACCAATGTGGATCTGGACCATGTGGACTTTTATCATGATCAGCAGGCCATCGACACAGCGTTCATCAACTTCATGAACAAGGTGCCTTTTTACGGCATGAACGTGGTGTGCGGTGATGACGCCGGTGTGCGGCGCCTGCTTCCTCAGATCAAACGGCCTGTGCTTACCTACGGTTTCGGTCCCGACAATCAGTTACGGGCCGAGACTGTAACCTGCGGCGAGACCAGCCGGTTCAGGGTGCTGCTGCATGGCGAAGATCTGGGCGAAGTGAATCTTGTGCAGCCCGGCAGACACAATGTGCTTAACGCGCTGGCAGCCATAGGTGTGGGGCTGGAAACAGGCATCGCGGCGGATGTATGTCTGCGCGGGCTTGCCAACTTCCGCGGAGTGGGGCGCAGGTTTGAGCGCAAAGGCGAGCGCGGCGGAGTGCTGGTCGTGGACGACTACGGGCACCATCCGGCGGAGATTGCGGCGACTCTTGCCACGGCGCGCACGTGCTACCCCGGGCGCAGGCTTGTGGTGGCTTTTCAGCCGCACCGGTTCAGCCGGACCAAGGCGCTGTTCGGCGACTTCTGCAAAGCTTTTGACAACGTGGACAAGTTGCTGCTGACGGAAATTTATCCTGCGAGTGAGGCTCCCATACCGGGGGTCAGCGGTCAGAGTCTGGCGCAGGGAATCCGGCAGGTGAGCAATACCGATGTGGATTACTTTCAGGATTTTGATGCCATGCGTGCCGCACTGCCGGAAACGCTCCGGCCGGGTGATCTTTTTCTTACTCTTGGCGCCGGCAGCATCTGGACGGTGGGACAGTTTTATCTGGACGGGGAATAA
- the murG gene encoding undecaprenyldiphospho-muramoylpentapeptide beta-N-acetylglucosaminyltransferase — MKRVLLTTGGTGGHIFPALAVAEEIRRQYPAADILFVGGSYGPEARIVPAHGIRFEGLPVRGVMGRGLKAPLALAAMTAGVARGMRLVGRFNPDVVIGFGGYAAFAAMVAAKLREKPCAVHEQNSVPGMANRLLAKIADRVFISFPDPQEYFLQRKTVLTGNPVRAAIAAAGAHRAGHVPARRLLVMGGSQGAHALNLAVVNMLPQLRDAGVEILHQTGAADLETVRSAYDKAGVQATVVDFVEDMAAAYAWTDLALCRAGATTVFELAAAGVPAVFVPFPFATHDHQTANAAFLADRGAAQSIAQRDLESMPPAVLAGQIIDLLKDHGRLQGMSAAMRRMARPEAAAAIVSGAKDLIRKKPLRSLVPEREGE; from the coding sequence ATGAAGCGCGTGCTGCTGACAACCGGTGGTACAGGCGGGCATATCTTTCCCGCACTGGCCGTGGCCGAAGAAATACGCAGACAGTATCCTGCCGCAGATATTCTTTTTGTGGGCGGAAGTTACGGGCCTGAAGCACGCATCGTGCCCGCGCACGGGATACGCTTTGAAGGACTGCCCGTACGCGGAGTCATGGGGCGCGGCTTAAAGGCGCCGCTGGCTCTTGCTGCCATGACAGCCGGGGTGGCCAGAGGGATGCGGCTGGTGGGTCGCTTTAACCCGGATGTGGTTATCGGGTTTGGCGGATATGCCGCCTTTGCCGCCATGGTGGCTGCAAAGCTGCGCGAAAAGCCCTGTGCCGTGCACGAACAGAACAGTGTGCCCGGCATGGCCAACAGGCTGCTGGCAAAGATAGCGGACAGGGTTTTTATCTCGTTTCCCGATCCGCAGGAATATTTTCTGCAGCGCAAGACTGTGCTTACGGGAAATCCCGTGCGTGCGGCCATTGCCGCGGCCGGAGCGCACCGCGCAGGGCATGTGCCGGCGCGCAGGCTGCTTGTGATGGGAGGCAGTCAGGGGGCGCACGCCCTTAACCTTGCCGTCGTAAACATGCTGCCGCAATTGCGGGACGCCGGTGTGGAAATACTGCACCAGACAGGCGCTGCCGATCTGGAAACCGTACGGTCGGCATACGACAAGGCCGGCGTGCAGGCCACGGTGGTTGATTTTGTGGAAGATATGGCTGCTGCGTATGCCTGGACAGACCTGGCCCTGTGCCGGGCCGGAGCCACAACGGTATTTGAACTGGCCGCCGCCGGGGTGCCCGCCGTGTTTGTGCCGTTTCCTTTTGCAACGCACGACCATCAGACCGCCAACGCTGCTTTTCTGGCGGACCGCGGAGCGGCACAAAGCATAGCGCAGCGCGATCTTGAGTCCATGCCGCCTGCCGTGCTGGCAGGACAGATCATTGACCTGCTGAAAGACCACGGACGGCTGCAGGGCATGTCTGCGGCGATGCGCAGGATGGCAAGACCCGAGGCTGCAGCCGCCATAGTGAGCGGCGCAAAAGATTTGATAAGGAAAAAGCCCTTAAGGTCGCTGGTGCCTGAGCGGGAAGGAGAATAA
- the ftsW gene encoding putative lipid II flippase FtsW produces MARAQTAEGIRTADWWLLVAALALLGFGLMMVLSSSAVMAERFYGSKYFFFQKQLVYAGAGLVVMCALSMLPRGVLYRMQYPALFGAFLLLVLALTPLGVEVNGARRWISAGPFSIQPLEFTKIALVLYLGYFLSAKQELVKTFSRGVIPPFFVTGVLCFLLLLQPDFGGAAVLAMILFFMCLTGGTRWVYLAASALLACGGAWLLIVQSTYRSRRLLAFLDPFADALDTGYQLVQSLYALGTGGVAGVGLGAGHQKLFFLPEAHNDFIMAVVGEELGFLGVTLVFVMMAVFFYRAFTVAVRQQDLRDRLTAFGVTMILVLGATLNMAVVLGVAPPKGVPMPFLSYGGSSLLGTLICVGLLLNFSRSAGSTQ; encoded by the coding sequence ATGGCAAGGGCGCAGACGGCAGAAGGCATCCGCACGGCCGACTGGTGGCTGCTTGTGGCGGCACTGGCACTGCTGGGCTTCGGACTTATGATGGTGCTGTCTTCCAGCGCGGTCATGGCCGAACGGTTTTACGGCAGCAAGTACTTCTTTTTTCAGAAGCAGCTTGTTTATGCCGGAGCCGGACTCGTCGTGATGTGCGCTTTGAGCATGCTGCCGCGCGGCGTACTGTACCGTATGCAGTATCCGGCTCTTTTCGGGGCTTTTCTGCTGCTGGTGCTGGCGCTTACTCCGCTGGGGGTAGAGGTGAACGGAGCACGGCGCTGGATTTCTGCGGGGCCGTTTTCCATTCAGCCGCTGGAATTTACCAAAATCGCTCTGGTGCTGTATCTCGGCTATTTTCTCAGCGCCAAGCAGGAGCTTGTGAAAACCTTCAGCCGCGGGGTCATACCGCCGTTTTTTGTTACCGGCGTTCTGTGTTTTCTGCTGTTGTTGCAGCCGGACTTCGGCGGTGCTGCGGTGCTGGCCATGATTCTGTTTTTCATGTGCCTTACGGGTGGCACGCGGTGGGTGTATCTGGCGGCTTCCGCCCTGCTTGCCTGCGGGGGGGCCTGGCTGCTTATCGTGCAGTCCACCTACCGGTCGCGGCGTCTTCTGGCGTTTCTCGACCCGTTTGCCGATGCGCTGGACACCGGCTACCAGCTGGTGCAGTCGCTGTATGCGCTGGGTACGGGCGGAGTGGCCGGAGTGGGACTGGGAGCAGGACATCAGAAGCTGTTTTTTCTGCCCGAAGCGCATAACGATTTCATAATGGCCGTGGTTGGCGAAGAGCTTGGATTTCTGGGCGTGACGCTGGTTTTTGTGATGATGGCTGTCTTTTTTTACAGAGCGTTCACCGTGGCGGTGCGTCAGCAGGACCTGCGCGACAGGCTGACAGCCTTCGGCGTGACCATGATTCTGGTTCTGGGCGCCACCCTTAACATGGCCGTTGTTCTCGGGGTTGCCCCGCCCAAGGGGGTACCCATGCCGTTTCTGAGCTACGGGGGCAGCAGTCTGCTGGGCACGCTTATCTGTGTCGGCCTGCTGCTTAATTTCTCGCGCAGCGCAGGGAGTACACAATGA
- the murD gene encoding UDP-N-acetylmuramoyl-L-alanine--D-glutamate ligase has translation MHTVIPHTHDTPAAAPVRSGAVAVVVGTGRSGTAAARLLHHLGASVRIVEKDESRVSAEFASLAARLGFDCRYGSHSAEQFAGADILVPSPGVPVASLLPYLDASRPPEIMAEIDLAARCVTSPMLAVTGTSGKTTTVSLCAAMLRAAGKRVFLGGNIGTPLSEYVLDVAAGEAPADVLVLEVSSFQLQTCTTLRPEVAVLINISANHLDYHADMQEYLDAKFRLFALQGPDDLAVLQSGMEELADRYALAARREFFDAVRRFPRTALLGSHNMANIEAAWLACRAFGVTQSQAAQAVEEFAPLEHRLEKVDEVAGVLFVNDSKSTTVDSMKAALESFDRPVLLLCGGKWKGGDLVSLIPVVRRHAKAVGLFGASREIFEHAWADVVPMSWDHDLQTAFRRMTAMAQPGDVVLMSPATSSYDLYSNYKERGEDFKRNVAAWKAERDD, from the coding sequence ATGCATACCGTTATACCGCATACACACGACACGCCTGCCGCCGCACCGGTACGTTCCGGCGCTGTGGCCGTGGTGGTGGGCACCGGCCGTTCCGGCACGGCTGCCGCACGTCTGCTGCACCATCTCGGGGCGTCAGTCCGCATAGTCGAAAAAGACGAAAGCCGTGTTTCCGCCGAATTCGCCTCGCTGGCGGCTAGACTGGGATTTGACTGCCGCTACGGCAGCCACAGCGCAGAACAGTTTGCAGGTGCCGATATTCTGGTACCCAGCCCCGGCGTGCCGGTGGCATCACTGCTGCCGTATCTTGATGCCTCCCGCCCGCCGGAAATTATGGCCGAAATTGATCTGGCTGCGCGCTGCGTGACCAGTCCGATGCTGGCTGTAACCGGCACAAGCGGCAAAACCACAACCGTCAGCCTGTGCGCGGCCATGCTGCGTGCAGCGGGCAAGCGTGTTTTTCTGGGGGGCAACATAGGCACGCCCCTGTCGGAATATGTGCTGGATGTGGCTGCAGGTGAGGCTCCCGCCGATGTGCTGGTGCTGGAAGTCAGCAGTTTTCAGCTGCAGACATGCACCACACTGCGGCCCGAAGTGGCGGTGCTCATAAATATTTCTGCCAACCACCTCGATTACCATGCTGACATGCAGGAGTACCTTGATGCCAAGTTCCGGCTGTTTGCCCTGCAGGGGCCGGATGATCTGGCCGTGCTGCAAAGCGGCATGGAGGAACTTGCCGACCGCTATGCGCTGGCGGCCCGCCGCGAGTTTTTCGATGCTGTGCGGCGTTTTCCGCGCACGGCGCTGCTGGGCAGTCATAACATGGCCAACATAGAGGCAGCCTGGCTTGCCTGCCGGGCTTTCGGCGTGACGCAGTCGCAGGCGGCGCAGGCGGTGGAAGAGTTTGCCCCGCTGGAGCACCGGCTGGAAAAGGTGGACGAGGTGGCCGGCGTGCTTTTTGTCAATGATTCAAAATCCACCACGGTGGATTCCATGAAGGCGGCGCTGGAAAGTTTTGACAGGCCCGTATTGCTGCTGTGCGGCGGCAAATGGAAGGGAGGGGATCTTGTATCGCTGATTCCCGTCGTCCGCCGTCATGCAAAAGCCGTGGGGCTGTTCGGCGCCAGCAGAGAAATTTTTGAACACGCGTGGGCGGATGTGGTGCCCATGAGCTGGGATCATGACCTGCAGACGGCGTTCAGACGTATGACGGCCATGGCACAGCCGGGCGATGTGGTGCTTATGTCGCCTGCCACGTCCAGTTATGACCTGTACAGCAACTACAAGGAACGCGGCGAAGATTTCAAGCGGAATGTGGCCGCGTGGAAAGCGGAGCGTGACGACTGA
- the mraY gene encoding phospho-N-acetylmuramoyl-pentapeptide-transferase, which translates to MLYHFLYPLSAELPLLNVFRYITFRSVWALLTALLITIFIGPRFIRWLKRVKCGQYIQEEVSCHVQKAGTPTMGGLLIGFSLIISVLLWGDLTNVYLWLVMLVFTGFGLVGFLDDYTKLRRKTNQGLTARSKFLWQMVIAAVAMYFLVKEPAYSTVLSFPFFKNLQPDLGWFYIPFAMIVLVGSSNGVNLTDGMDGLAIGPTVVAGIVFSIFIYIAGHSQIAGYLQVPYVPGMGEVTVFCGALIGAGLGFLWFNAYPAQVFMGDVGSLSLGGALGFLAVLCKQELIMLVAGGLFVLESLSVILQVGYFRMTGGKRIFRMAPLHHHFELKGIPESKIIIRFWIMSIVFGLMALSVLKLR; encoded by the coding sequence ATGCTGTATCATTTCCTGTATCCGCTCAGCGCGGAACTGCCGCTGCTCAACGTGTTCCGGTACATCACATTCCGTTCGGTGTGGGCGCTGCTGACGGCGCTGCTCATCACCATTTTCATCGGCCCGCGGTTTATCCGCTGGCTCAAGCGCGTCAAATGCGGGCAGTACATTCAGGAAGAAGTCTCCTGCCATGTGCAGAAAGCGGGTACCCCCACCATGGGCGGGCTGCTCATCGGCTTCAGCCTTATCATCAGCGTGCTGTTGTGGGGCGACCTGACCAACGTGTACCTGTGGCTGGTCATGCTGGTGTTTACCGGCTTCGGTCTGGTGGGCTTTCTGGATGATTATACCAAGCTGCGGCGCAAGACCAATCAGGGGCTTACCGCCCGTTCCAAATTTTTGTGGCAGATGGTCATAGCGGCTGTGGCCATGTATTTTCTGGTCAAGGAACCGGCGTACTCCACCGTGCTTTCGTTTCCGTTTTTCAAAAATCTGCAGCCGGACCTCGGCTGGTTCTACATTCCGTTTGCCATGATTGTGCTGGTCGGTTCGTCCAACGGGGTCAACCTGACAGACGGCATGGACGGGCTGGCCATAGGGCCCACCGTGGTGGCGGGAATCGTTTTTTCCATTTTCATCTACATTGCAGGACACAGCCAGATAGCCGGATACCTGCAGGTGCCCTATGTGCCCGGCATGGGTGAGGTGACCGTTTTCTGCGGCGCACTTATCGGTGCCGGTCTGGGTTTTCTGTGGTTCAACGCCTACCCCGCGCAGGTGTTCATGGGCGACGTGGGTTCGCTGAGTCTGGGCGGCGCGCTGGGTTTTCTGGCTGTGCTGTGCAAACAGGAACTCATCATGCTGGTGGCCGGCGGGCTTTTTGTTCTCGAATCGCTCTCGGTCATTCTTCAGGTGGGGTATTTCCGCATGACCGGAGGCAAGCGCATTTTCCGCATGGCTCCGCTGCATCACCATTTCGAACTGAAAGGCATTCCCGAGTCAAAAATCATTATCCGCTTCTGGATAATGTCCATCGTGTTCGGACTGATGGCGCTTTCAGTGCTCAAGCTGCGCTGA